A stretch of the Rosa rugosa chromosome 5, drRosRugo1.1, whole genome shotgun sequence genome encodes the following:
- the LOC133708245 gene encoding uncharacterized protein LOC133708245: MSLLNQLFNRGVFGTKCKTCLNLAISRIKLLQNKRDMQLKHMRKEIAQFLQAGQEAIARIRVEHVIREQNIWAAYEILELFCEFVLARVPIIESQKDCPPELREAISSIIFSAPRCSEVPDLLQIKNLFTAKYGKEFIASASELRPDSGVNRTIIEKLSVSAPSGEARLKVLKEIAQEYNLNWDSSSTEAEFSRKHEDLLGGSKHISGGAALPSRAPANQVSFSSPPSNGAHYIQTAEIKPEPQQHIPAPRSLIQTHVSSTDEIQPSINNDAVPVRETRPQSSVILEKARAAIASAERACAAARSAAELVKSL; encoded by the exons CTCTTCAATAGAGGCGTTTTCGGCACAAAATG CAAAACATGTCTGAACTTGGCAATTTCGCGGATTAAGTTGCTGCAAAACAAGAGAGATATGCAGCTTAAACATATGCGCAAGGAGATTGCTCAGTTTTTGCAGGCTGGCCAAGAAGCAATAGCTCGAATTCGG GTGGAGCATGTTATACGAGAGCAAAACATATGGGCTGCTTATGAGATATTGGAGCTTTTCTGTGAATTTGTCCTCGCACGGGTTCCCATTATTGAGAGCCAAAA GGATTGCCCACCAGAACTACGAGAGgctatatcaagcataattttTTCTGCCCCAAGATGTTCAGAAGTTCCGGATTTATTGCAGATCAAGAATTTGTTTACAGCAAAATATGGGAAGGAATTTATAGCATCTGCCTCTGAGCTTCGTCCTGATTCTGGTGTCAACCGAACT ATAATTGAAAAGCTTTCAGTTAGTGCTCCCTCTGGAGAGGCAAGGCTCAAGGTATTGAAGGAAATCGCACAAGAGTACAATCTGAATTGGGATTCTTCTAGCACGGAAGCGGAATTCAGTAGAAAACATGAAGATCTGCTG GGTGGATCCAAGCACATAAGTGGTGGAGCTGCACTGCCTTCTCGAGCTCCTGCAAATCAAGTGTCTTTTAGTTCTCCGCCTTCTAATGGTGCACATTATATTCAGACCGCAGAGATTAAACCAGAACCTCAACAACACATTCCTGCTCCAAGATCTTTAATTCAGACGCATGTGTCAAGTACCGATGAGATTCAGCCATCAATTAATAATGATGCAGTACCAGTTAGGGAAACAAGACCACAATCATCTGTGATCCTGGAGAAAGCTCGAGCTGCCATTGCGTCTGCTGAACGCGCATGTGCTGCTGCCCGTTCAGCTGCTGAGCTGGTTAAGTCATTATAG